A stretch of Coriobacteriia bacterium DNA encodes these proteins:
- a CDS encoding AzlD domain-containing protein — MRSMAIILHGHVPHPAWLERLLKHVPVAALTALVVPGALYVHQGAVYSLAPARTVAAVVALLVALRTKNTLATLGAGMGVLWVAQWAMGLLG; from the coding sequence ATGCGAAGCATGGCGATCATCCTGCATGGTCACGTGCCGCATCCTGCGTGGCTCGAGCGGCTGCTCAAGCACGTGCCAGTGGCAGCGCTCACCGCGCTCGTTGTGCCCGGTGCGCTCTACGTGCATCAGGGTGCCGTCTACAGCCTCGCTCCGGCCCGTACGGTTGCGGCAGTCGTCGCGCTGCTCGTGGCGTTGCGCACCAAGAACACGCTCGCGACGCTCGGCGCGGGGATGGGCGTGTTGTGGGTCGCGCAGTGGGCGATGGGGCTGCTCGGCTAG